One bacterium genomic window carries:
- a CDS encoding T9SS type A sorting domain-containing protein: AVTGIKWDSYGYTDITLIKTNPVGDSLWGHSWGGADDDASTCVQQTTDGGYIISAETRSFGEARVNAWLLKTDVNGDTTWARILGAGWGHSVQQTTDGGYIICGGLTLIKTDSLGYVGVEEPITKPALTDWRVVSPVGSTVTLKYSNRPQGFHAFVFDASGRKVDEMRSQGESGTITWGQGVSAGVYFVRVESSHPATKKIILIK, from the coding sequence TGCGGTTACAGGCATCAAGTGGGATAGCTATGGGTACACAGATATAACTTTAATCAAAACCAACCCTGTAGGTGATTCGTTGTGGGGACACAGTTGGGGCGGGGCGGACGATGACGCAAGCACCTGTGTTCAGCAAACTACCGACGGGGGCTATATTATAAGCGCGGAGACGCGTTCTTTCGGGGAAGCAAGGGTTAATGCCTGGCTTTTAAAGACGGATGTAAATGGCGATACCACCTGGGCACGTATATTAGGCGCTGGATGGGGGCATAGCGTACAGCAAACCACGGACGGTGGTTATATAATCTGTGGGGGCTTGACTCTCATCAAGACCGACTCGCTTGGATATGTAGGGGTTGAGGAACCTATAACAAAGCCTGCCCTGACAGACTGGCGGGTGGTTTCGCCTGTCGGCTCAACCGTAACCTTGAAATATTCAAACCGGCCCCAGGGGTTCCACGCTTTTGTGTTTGACGCTTCTGGCCGCAAGGTTGACGAGATGCGATCCCAGGGAGAATCAGGTACAATCACCTGGGGTCAAGGGGTGAGTGCAGGTGTCTACTTTGTGAGGGTTGAGTCCTCTCACCCTGCCACGAAGAAAATTATACTAATCAAATAA